The stretch of DNA CACCGATGGCCGCAACAGGAACCGCTACCCCCACTGGCTGGACGTGGCGAGCCGTCTGGTCGGCCAGTTCCGGGTCCAGGCGGTGCGGTTCCTCGACGATCCGAACTTCGAACACCTGGCGCGGAGGCTGTGTTCGGCGAGCAAGGACTTCGACCGGCTGTGGGCGGGCCACGAGACCCGGGGCAGCGGGATCGCGACCGTCGAGGTACGGCCCGCGCCCGGCCGCCGGGGCGCCTTCCACCACGTGGTCATGGGACTTCATCAGAGGTCGGAACCGCTGCTCATGCTCTACCTGCCGGCCCAGATCGCCGGTGACCGGGTCGGCTGACCGGACCGGGTGGAACGACCGGGCCGGGTGGCACCGACCGGACCGGGTGGAACCGGCAGGGCCGGGTGGAACCGGCAGGGCCGGGTGGAACCGGCCGGGCCGGGGGACCCGCGCGGGACGCCGCCGGGCGGCCGGGGCGGGGCCGGTCGTGCCCGCTACCGGTCCGCCTCGTGGCGGGCCGCGGCGATGATCGCGTCGAGCAGGCCGGGACAGGCGCGGTCCAGGTCGGCCCTGCGCAGGGAGTTCGTCTTCACCGTGCCCTCGTACTCCTGTCGGAGGATGCCGGCCCGTCGCAGCACCTTGAAGTGGTGGGTGCTGGTGGAGCGCGTGACGTTGATGTCGAAGGTCCCGCACGCCATACCGCCCTCGGCATCGGCGAGTTGGCACACGATTTTGCGCCGTACCGGGTCGGTCAGCGCGTCCAGTACGGCCTGGAGCGCGATGTCCTCGGCTGCGAGGTGATCGGTGATGCGTTCGGTCTGCGCGGTCACGTGAATTCGGCCTCCTTGCGTTCCGGCGCGGCACCTTCATCGTACGGCAGCGGTCGTATGATGATGGCTATCAAATTTGACCGTCATCGTCATAGTGGTTTCAATGGACACGGGGAGAGATCCCTGACCGCGGTCGTCGGTGGTGCGGTCGTTCAGCGCTCAGCGAGCCTCCCGGAGGAGACAACGATGCCCAGTGCCGAGCCCCAAACAGTGCCGCTGACAGGTGAGGCGGCGCCGCCCCCACGGGAAGCGTCCCCCGGTCTACGGCTCACCGCCCTGGCCACCGGTTTCGTCATGGCCGCCCTGGACGTGACCGTCATCAACGTCGCGGGCTCGGCGATCCAGGAGCAGCTGAACGCCTCGCTGCCGGAACTCACCTGGATCGTCGACAGCTACGTCCTGGTGTTCAGTTCGCTGCTGCTGCTGGCCGGTGGCCTGGCGAACCGCCTCGGGGCGAAGAACGTCTACCTGTGGGGCATGGCGGTCTTCTTCGTCGCCTCCCTCGGCTGCGCGCTGGCACCGGACGCGGGCCTGCTCATCGCCGCGCGCCTCCTCCAGGGCGTGGGGGCGGCACTCTTCATGCCGAGTTCGCTGTCCCTGCTGGTGTTCTCGTTCCCGGAGAAGCGGCAGCGCACCCGCATGCTGGGCCTGTGGTCGGCGATCGTGGCCACCTCCGCCGGTCTCGGCCCGACCGTCGGCGGCCTGCTGGTCAGCGCGTTCGGCTGGCAGAGCATCTTCATCCTCAACCTGCCCATCGGCATCGTCGGGATGCTGCTGACCATGCGCTACATCGTGGCGACCGAGGTGCGCCCCACCAAGCTGGCCGTGCCCGGCCACGTCCTGTGGATCGTGGCGCTGGCCGCCCTGAGCTTCGCGCTGATCGAGGGGCCTCGGCTCGGCTGGGGAGCCGGCGAGATGCTGGTGGCGTACGCCGTGCTGGTGGTCGCCGCTTCGCTGCTGGTGGTGCGCGAGCGGCGTGCGGCCAACCTGGTCATGCCGTGGAGCCTGTTCAAGCGTCCGCGGTTCGCCGGAGCGAACCTGGTCGGCTTCCTGTTCAACCTCGCGCTGTACGGCAGCATGTTCATGCTGAGCCTGTACCTCCAGCATGCCCGGGGGTCCAGTCCTTTCCGGGCCGGGCTTGAACTGCTGCCGATGACGATCTGGTTCCCGCTGGCCAACATCGTCTACTCGCGCATCTCCGCGCGGTTCTCCAACGGGGCGCTGCTGACGGTCTTCCTGCTGGTCGCCGGGATCGCGTCGCTGACCATGGTCACCGTCTCCTCGGAAACGCCCTACTGGGTGCTGGCGGTGGCCGTGGGACTCGCCAACATCGGCGCGGGCATCATCTCCCCCGGGATGACGGCCGCCCTGGTGGACGCCGCAGGCGCCGAGCACACGAACGTGGCGGGGTCCGTGCTGAACGCCAACCGTCAGATCGGCACCCTGGTGGGCATCGCCGCGATGGGCGTGGTCCTCGGCGCCGCCTCGGACTGGGAACGCGGGCCGGCGTTGTGCTTCGCGGTGGTCGGTGTCGCGTACCTCGTCGCCGCCGTCGGAGCCTGGCTGCTGATCGCCCGCGGGGAACACCGTGAGGCCGCCCTCGCCACCGCCTGAGCGTCCGGCCGACCGGGGACGTCCACCCGAAGCCCCACCGTCGGCGGTGTCCGCCGCCGCCGACGCCGCTGCCGCACCGGGCGACGTTCGCCGGGTGCGGCAGCGGCGTTCACGGACGGCCACTCAGCCGGCGTCGGCGCCGCGCGGCCGTGCTCCGTGGTCGGGCAGCGTGAGCTTGCCGCCGAACAGATCGCGGTTCTCCTGGTACCACCGCGCGGACTCGGCCAGCGGGCGCGCCGAACCGGTGAAGTGGGGTGCCACGTAGCGGGCGAGCAGGTCGTAACTGCGCTTGGTCTGCTCAGGACCTGCCCAGTCCTGCAGATACACCAGGAGGGTGCCGAAGCCGCCGGTCTCCTCCTGCATGCGCTGGATGCCCGCCACGCAGTCCTCGACCGAGCCCACGATGGCGCTGCCGGCCTCGATGGCCGCCTCGATGGCGTTCCCCGGATCGACGCCGGGGATGGTCACGTCGAGCCCGCGCAGATCGCCCCAGTACTCGTGGGCCCAGCGCTGGTAGCCGGCCCGTACGTCTTCGATGGCCTGGGCGCGTGTCTCGGCCACGTGGATCGGCAGGGTGATCCGCCAGTTCCGGCGGTCGACGGTCTTGCCGTGCTCCGCGGCGGCCTCCTCGGCGTAGCGCCACTGCGTCTTCATGTCCGGCGGCCGGTGACCGGGGCGTGAGACCCCGAACGAGACGGTGCTGATGCCGAGTTGGCCCGACAACCGCACACTGTGGGGCGAGGCGACACTCGCGGCGGCTATCTCCACCTCGCCGCCGCGGTAGGGCTCCAGCTGGAGCTTGGCGTCCTGCAGGGTGAACCACGGGGTCTTCCTGGTGACCGGCTGGTCGCCGTGGAGGAGTTCCACGACAGCCTCCAGGGACTCACTGAACATGCGGCGCATCTCACCCCACTCCCGGCCGAG from Streptomyces tsukubensis encodes:
- a CDS encoding LLM class flavin-dependent oxidoreductase; amino-acid sequence: MSSHPRQTGDAMYPERLKFGAFLAPFHPLGEDPTLQFERDLEMIELFDRLNYDEFWIGEHHSLGWNSIGFPDLFVAAAAARTRQIKLATGVMTLPYHHPFMVAGRALHLDHLTRGRFILGVGAGSSPVDAHMLGREWGEMRRMFSESLEAVVELLHGDQPVTRKTPWFTLQDAKLQLEPYRGGEVEIAAASVASPHSVRLSGQLGISTVSFGVSRPGHRPPDMKTQWRYAEEAAAEHGKTVDRRNWRITLPIHVAETRAQAIEDVRAGYQRWAHEYWGDLRGLDVTIPGVDPGNAIEAAIEAGSAIVGSVEDCVAGIQRMQEETGGFGTLLVYLQDWAGPEQTKRSYDLLARYVAPHFTGSARPLAESARWYQENRDLFGGKLTLPDHGARPRGADAG
- a CDS encoding MFS transporter; amino-acid sequence: MPSAEPQTVPLTGEAAPPPREASPGLRLTALATGFVMAALDVTVINVAGSAIQEQLNASLPELTWIVDSYVLVFSSLLLLAGGLANRLGAKNVYLWGMAVFFVASLGCALAPDAGLLIAARLLQGVGAALFMPSSLSLLVFSFPEKRQRTRMLGLWSAIVATSAGLGPTVGGLLVSAFGWQSIFILNLPIGIVGMLLTMRYIVATEVRPTKLAVPGHVLWIVALAALSFALIEGPRLGWGAGEMLVAYAVLVVAASLLVVRERRAANLVMPWSLFKRPRFAGANLVGFLFNLALYGSMFMLSLYLQHARGSSPFRAGLELLPMTIWFPLANIVYSRISARFSNGALLTVFLLVAGIASLTMVTVSSETPYWVLAVAVGLANIGAGIISPGMTAALVDAAGAEHTNVAGSVLNANRQIGTLVGIAAMGVVLGAASDWERGPALCFAVVGVAYLVAAVGAWLLIARGEHREAALATA
- a CDS encoding ArsR/SmtB family transcription factor, translated to MTAQTERITDHLAAEDIALQAVLDALTDPVRRKIVCQLADAEGGMACGTFDINVTRSTSTHHFKVLRRAGILRQEYEGTVKTNSLRRADLDRACPGLLDAIIAAARHEADR